The DNA sequence aatctaaaacaactgttttctatcttattttattttaaaatgtaatttattcctgtgatgcaaagctggatattcatcatcattactccagtcttcaatgtcacatgatccttcagaaatcagtctgatatgtggatttactgctcaagaaatatttctgattattatcaaaatgttgaaaacagttgttctgctctTTGTTTGATGAacagaaggttcaaaagaacagcatttatttgaaatagatttagaagagtagatttattttgtaacataaaatgtctttacgttcataataaaagtaatagtaaaaaatagtaaaagtaaaaaatatctctttaaaaatattcttgCTAACTGCAAGTtagtaaatttatttaaattaatatccacttgggattTCTAAGAATCAATCAATCCTGTCAGTATTTTTAGGGCTGTCAaccaatacaaatattaaatgaattaattacatgatatgctgatttattattgacCAATTTGCAATAACAATAATTgcttaaaaaagttaatttgaaaaagtttttGCAGTTAAATGAATTAATAGAATTACAAAAAGTGACTTCAGGTCaatgtattgtttgttttatgcccATATCTTTAAACATAAGCCTAACACTAGTCTGCAGCCAACAATAATTCATATTGCCCGAGTTTGTCCGAACTGTAACTAAATGTATATTTGATTCACTGACTATGAAACTTGGTAATTAACAGTAAATGTCTAACAAAATAACACTTGTCAACTCTGGAATGGCCTAtgttataaaaaacaaacagtacAGGCTGATAGGTTAATGTTTAGTAGTTTACTCAAGCAAAGGAGGAAGAATTGTGAATGATATACCTTCGTATAGGCTGGGCGATTTTACTGCGCGAGGCCCCACTTGTCCCAACAAAGGAAGCAGGCCGAGGTAGAGCGCTACGAGTGGACGAGGGGGCGCTGGGTTTGCTGGGGAGagagatgctgctgctgctgctggggaTAGAGCCGAGACTAACAGAGGAAGGCATTGTGGGGGCACTCTGGATGGTAGGGCTCACGTACGCCGTGGCTTTCAGAGGGGGCCGTGTTGAGAAGTTGCCCACGCTCTGAACCCGCTGCTGTAACTGGCCCGGAGAGGGAACTGAGATTGAACAGAGAGCAATCAAATTTGACCCGAGGTTCATGACAAAGTGTGATATAATCTGCTACAAGATAGTTATCATCAAATTTAATGTGATGTTTTGACTTCTCACTTGCAGAATGTATCTTGGTCAGACCGCTGTGGGAATCAAAACTCTGACTGTTGCAGAGTAACGACAAAGATGAGGAGGATGTGGCAATGTGAGCGGTCGGAGCAGGAACATTAGGCACACTGGAGACACTGGGGGTGCTGGGAGCTCGAACCAGGTTTGGCATGCTCCTCCTTAGCttgtctgaaaaaaagaaagacaatgtGTGTTAAAACGGCCAATCTAGCACAAATGGAAACTATCTAGGAAAAGCGTGATGTACAGTCTATAGAAGTGGATCTCAACCAGATGGCTGCCCGGGACCCACTACATAACTCCTCTGAAAGCTTCCTCACTCGTTCCTCGCCTCCTCATGGTGCAGTTAGAGAATTAAGATGTCCTTCCACCCTCTGTATGCCTTccttaacacacctgattcagatcatcagctcatgaACTGACCAgagtgtgtcagataagagagacagtTGGAGAGCCACTGATCTATTCTACCTTGCATTCATATCAAAACATAGAGAGTTgagtgataaagcagcgtgttgCTGTGGAGAAGGTTTGGAATAATAATAGAACTTTAGCTATGTCCCTATTCAGATCCTTGTCTTTAGAGATCTGATAATATATTAacagtttaaaagaaaagaaaaaaagaaaggattgtactacaaaataaaaataaaaaactttaatttatatCTTGGCTAAaatgtacactgaacaaaattataaatgcaacactgttGTTTTTGCCCCCAATTTAAattagctgaactcaaagatctaagactttttctatgaaCACAAAAGTCTATTTCTctaaaatattgttcacaaatctgtgctcgtgagcacttctcctttgccgagataatccatccacctcacaagtGTGTATCAAGAttctgattagacagcatgattattgccttaggctggccacaataaaaggccactctaaaatgtgctttcatcacacagcacaatgccacagatgtcccAAGTTTAAAGGGAGCATGctattggcatgctgactgcaggattgtccaccagagctgttgcccgtgaAATGAATGTTactttctctaccataagccatctccaaaggcgtttcagagaatttggcagtacctccaaccggcctcacaaccacagaccatgtgtaaccacaccaccacaggacctccacatccagcatcttcacctccaagatcatctgagaccagccacccggacagATGCTggaacaatcggtttgcataaccaaagaatttctgcacaaactgtcagaaaccgtctcagagtaaccgacttgagtgggcaaatgctcccATTTGAtggcgtctggcactttggagaggtgttttcTTCACGGATGATTCCCAGTTTTCattgtacagggcagatggcagacagcatgtATGGCATTGTGAGGGTGAGCAatttgctgatgtcaacgttgtggaACGAGTGGCCCATAGTGGGGTTATGGGATGGGCAGGggtatgttatggacaatgaacacaggtgcattttattgatggcattttgggatgcacagagataccgtgacgagatcctgaggcccattgttgtgccattcatccacgaccatcacctcatgttgcagcatgataatgcacggccccataatgcaaggatctgtacacaattcctggaaactgaaaacatcccagttcttgcatggccagcatactcaccggacatgtcacccacGACAGCATGTTCAAGCTCCTGCCAACATCCAGCAGCTTCACACAGCcactgaagaggagtggaccaatctcctacaggccacaatcaacaacctgatcaactctatgtgaaggagatgtgttgcactgtgtgaggcaaatggtggtcacaccagactGGTTTTCAGACCACCCCGGACCCACCAATatagtaaaactgcacattttagagtgaacttttattgtggccagcctaaggcacacctgtgcaataatcatgctctctaatcagcatcttgttatgtcacacctgtgaggtggatggtttatctcggcaaaggagaagtgctcacgaacacagatttagacagatttgtgaacaatatttgagagaaatatacTTTTTGTGTACTTAGAAATTGCTATTGTTATCAGTATATTTCCAGCCTGTGTGCAGTCTGACCTGTGTGGGCTCTGTAGCTCTGGGTCTCTGTGGCTGTGCTGGAGCTGAGGTTGGGCATGTGCAGCTGCTGGTAGGACAGGCTGTTGAGGTACTGAGGCGTGCTGGAGAGGCTCTGTGAGTGGGACCTGCTGCGCTGCATGGAGGACGTACGGAAGAGCCGCGGCTGCGGAGCCAACAGCTGATCGTACTCTTCCTCTAGCTCGGCTTCACTCCTCATGCTCCTGCGTGCACCTGGGTGCACCGAAAAACTAGCACTGCGGCACGTGACTGTGGCAGAGGTGCTCGCGTACTCCTGCCGTAGAcctaaaaacaaacatgtgtttcTATGGATTTACATGAAGCATGAAGAGTACAAAATACTTTTTTCGGCCCCAATCCACACTTTTAGatgctattttgaagaatgttggtaacctaaCAGTttcggttcccattgacttccactgtatggacAAAGATTACAATGGAAGCCTATGGGAACTGAAAGtgtttggttactaacattcttcaatcgtctttatattccacagaagaacgtcatacaggtttgaaataacaatgattatgagtaaatgatgacaggatttaaaTTTTTGAATGAACCAAATCTTTAATCTAAATCATTGCAAATATCACCCCTCTACAATTTGATGAATTAAAGCAGACATACTCTCCTCCTGCAGTCGGGCCATGACCTCCACATCAGTCATGTCCTGAAGCTTATAGCTCATAGAGATGGTGTCGTCCTCCAGCTCAGAGACACTGAGATCACTGTCTATGGATGACTGAGGACTGAGAGGCCTTTGCCAATGACTATTACCTGAAAGAGACATGGAGAATTCAGCCTCACGTATAAAGCACTGACTGAGAAAactaaaagtgcatttttatacTGCTTGAAAATTATGGTGTCCTGTTTTGTCTAGTTTGTCTAATAACTAAACCATTccccataaaaaaaattaaacagataatttagtttaaattgtatttttgccTGACACACGGTGTGTTCATGTGCAGAATACATACTGCTTTACTGactgaagttttttttgtttttgtttttgtacataaCAGAAAATATGATGGATAAATTAAACATTATCTAACAATGTTTCAAGTTTTATCTTGAAATATGATAAAATGATATTGTGATATCATATGATTTATGGTGAAATAAATTTAAACTGACCTATGTTAAGTAAAAGTTTGGctcatatataaagaaaatatcatGATATAATCATTTtactttctattaaaaaaaattgttttaaagtgGTCTGAAGTAGTTGACTTTTATAACAGACATTTTTGTTATTACATCAATTACTACATTAATTCAGAAAGTTcaaaaaagtgaaagtaaagacatttctaatgttacaaaagatttctatttcaaataaattccattcttttaaactttctgttcatcaaaaaacTCTGaatgttttcaacagtgataataataagaaagcaGTAAATGAAAGTAAAGTAAGCAGTTTCCTAATGCATTAATTCAGCATTTTATTCTGAACCATCAAGtgactgaagactgtagtaatgatgctgaaaatagcaTCTTTTTTGTTTCCACAGAAATGAACTTTTtgggtttttaataaaataaaataaaataaatgctgatgATCTTAGTCGATCTTACTGTGTGTAGCCATGTGATAGAGGAATGTGGGAGATCTTTCGGTTAGGCTGGAGCAGTTCCTCCCTGTGAGAGACTTCTGATGGTTTGGTGAAGGTGGATCTGGGTCAGGAGAGAGATGATAGATATCATGTCAGACTATGGTGAGTAAAAACAATGAGTAAAACTACACAATATAGACTGTTCTTTTAAgctatataatttatgtaaaagtATTCTAAattgtacttctttttcacaatggaCTGTGTAATACACAGTACAGACGATGTAGTTTATCAGTGACACAGTACAGTACCTTTATTAGCGATTAGAGAGAGTTGTTTCTGTTCTTAGGTTAGGATGAGTGAGGCGCAAGTGTTACCTGTTTGCTCAGTTAGTGCAGGTTTAGTAAAGGGTTTAGAAGAGCTGCTTAAAGAAGAGAGTTCGTCTACAGGACTGAACAGAACGCTTGAAGAGAGCACGCTTCTCCATCTTTTGGCTAACGGGAAAAGGAAgtgcaatcaataaaaaaaaacattacacacaaCAACAGTCATATTTTAACAGTAAGAGTAGTGAATGaggatatataaaaaaacataaatttttacACAAAGGGGTTCACATAGACCAcattaaaaatattgaattattttcacttaactgcaaaaataaacaataaagaaaTTTAAGCTATTTCTGAAAATTCAGGAAAACTGTAACTACGACATTCTTCTCAGttgcttcttttgtgttccactgaagaaggAGAGGTTTGGAACTTTGATTTTGGGACAAACTGTTCAGTTAAAAGAGTGAAAATGGGTTGAATGAGTTATTGGTAGTCAAGCGGACCACAGTACTTATGCGTACCTTAACAATTAGCCTTTCCCAGATCGCACAAAAACAAGCATTCACGGCTACCCAGAAAAACAAAGATGTATTCATGACCCCATTTGCACTGAGCCAAACTCGCTGAATCTGGCCTTTCAAAAGCCATTCAGAGCGCCCGCAACTCCACAACACACATCTCTGTGTATGCACTTCATACATCATTTATGTACGGACTAATCCAAAGAAACAACTGatacaaaaacatttcacaatgtcCCCAGGACGGTCCTCGATACATCTGTGTTATTTAGTGCTGATTCTGCAGGAAGATTTATATAGGAGTTGTTTATATGGATACCATCCAAGTGCAGAACATGTAGGTTATCTATTCACCTTTTAGCTGCCAAGACACTGTAGTGATAACTTTACATCTCCTCAAGTTCGTATTGTTTATGATCTTATacagttatatattatattgggTAACATTAAAACAGACCACAGTCTTCCACTgttaattttcagattttttttttgacatcttACAGATTTCTATAATTAAATAGTGTATGTATCTGCATTATATCtagattgcattaaaaaaaaagttttacattttctaaaaatctactcaccctcaggacatccaagatgtagatgagtttgtttcttcatcagaacagatttggagaaatttaacattgcatcacttgctcatcagtggatcctctgcagtgaatgggtgccgtcagaatgagagtccagacagctgataaaaacatcacaatcatccacaagtaatccacagcagtccattaattaacgtcttgtgaagagaaaagctgtgtgtttgtaataaacaaatccatccatctgtgcatatttctctcctgatacaGATGAGACAAAGTGAAAGCACTATATGGATAGAGGACACTTTTTTgatgattgtgatgtttttatcagctgtttggactctcattctgacggcacccatccacatgtgagcaagtgatgcaatgataaatttctccaaatctgttcagatgcagaagcaaacttatctacatcttagatggcatTAGAGTACAtttcgggtgaactatttctttaaagaaaagctAGAATGGCCAATCTCGAACCCTCAAGCTCAGTTTGACCATAAACAACAGGGacattttagaaattcagatttcaTACTTTATATTCATGGGAAGGATGGTAAGTACCTTGGTCCAGTTGGTTGCACAATGAGCGTTTGGCTAACTCCACCTCTGGTCTGGGGTTGTCCAGCACGTGTCTGCACCACTGAAGAGGACTGAGGAGAAGAAGACGAGGAAACAGCTTGGCTTTTGGAGACACGTACAACCTGGTGACATAAACACTTGGTCAAAACATCTAAATCTGTACTTTTGTTGCCTGGATGTATCATGAATTTTATCATTAACCTAATATGTGTATTAATTCAGCTGATCAAAAGGCAGTTTGAGACAACACCTAAAATATTAAAAGGCTATAGGATCAACTATCTGCTTTCAGTAAATCTTTGTCCCATGTTTGAAAGAGACAATAAGTATTCATTCAAgtgttcttaaaggggtcatataatgcgatttcaagtttACCTTTCTCTTTGAAGAATTACAAGCTAGTTTGTGAATAGACAAGATCCCTAAAGTCGCAAAGAAGACTAACTTTAGTCCCACTGCAGGAGTTGTGCATTCAAGACTAATGTTTCATCCCATAACAAGGGCAGGCCAGATTTGTCTGTATTTGTCATTTCTCTGTATAGTGAGTGCACAGGTACAGGTTAGACTACTTTTGACCAACTGGTGTGAGATCATCACAAATGACCAGTTAAGTATCTTTGCACTACACATTTAGAAGACAAACAATCTGAAGAAAAATATGGAAATCTTTCACATCAACAGTCTGCAACACTGATGAGATATGCACCTACAGTAACAATGAACCTGGACACATACAGTAGTCCACTAATGGTATATTTCATGGGAACTGAATTTAAGGGATGACAAAGAGCATGCGAAGCTAAAAATCAAATCCTAACATTCTAGATAAAAATGACACCACTGTTTACTCAGTTAACGATACAGCACCAGTACCAGCTGTAATCAGGCTCTCCATCGATGGGGAGAACAAGATGAAGGTCTAGTATTTCCAACTCATCCAGGACAGTGGCATCCTCCTCATCAGCACCAGTCACTGACTGCGGATGAAAATACGGATAGCGCTCCTCCGATAGACCAAAAGATGGAGACTCAGGAGGAGAAGCGCAGTAGCCCCCGGTGACCGGAGCTGCTGACACACGGCCGCCGGAGGTGCAGCTGTGCCCGGCGTTCGTTCTCGACCGGAGCCGCTCGTTCTGCCTCTCCAGCTTCCTCACGAGCTCCTGAAGCTTTTTCACCTCCAGTTCTGCGTTCATTATCTTACTGTTGCCATTGACGTCCGCAATCATCTGCGGCTTGAACAATAGTCCGTCCATTGAAGAGAAAAGCATGTAAACAGTAGTACGCTAGATGGTGGCGGTGTTGTTTACCCTGTGTGCCCAGACTCGCAGTGCTTTCAGGCGGCTTGCTCGCTTCATTCAGACGCTGATGTGCTGCTCATGCATGTGTCTCTGTCTCCTCCTCCCCAGTTCAAAACACgacagacaaacacacatcaCCAGGCAATACACCACCTCTCGCCAGCCTTCATTTGATTCAGATGACTAATAAAATGGTGCCTTCTTATTCTATTCTACTCTATTCTATTATACTTCAACTTTGTAGGCTTATTCAGTTTCACATTTCCATAAAATAAACTACCGTTCAAAGTAAGGTCATTACGTTGTTTGATtatttaagaaatgaatactttattCGGTAAGGACGCATTAAACTGAACAAAAGTGAGAGTAATACATTTACAGTGTTGCAAAAAAGTTATAGgcctatttctatttcaaatgcatgttgctcttatgaactttctgttcGTCAAAGAATAcacccaaaaatattaagcagctcaactgttttcaacattggtgaTGATCAGAAAgatcagaaggatcatgtgacactgaagactggaggaatgtatatatatatatatatatatatataatcctcaTTGAGCTtaagatacttttttaaataaacaaaaattatctCACTGACCCCGAATGTTTGAATGGTATAGTGGCCCATGTCTTACTCTTAATATATTGGATGAGATATTAAACTCacaattttagtgttttttagctAGTGTAAAATTTTAGATTTCAGTCTTCTGAAATGTTAAGCTTAACTTGTTTTAGTGTTACTTGTTTGTAATTGTAAAATTTGCTTGGAATGTCTGGGTGTAAATTGTTTTAAAGTACATCCTAcaccagtggcgtagccaggggaggggccatgggggcactggcccctcctgaaaactgagtggccccccagtgtgcccccacccttctacttgtctgtcactcacaaattcaaattataatctttcagtttagtaaataactcatgattgcgtcgcgatgcttctcaacgaggaccaagaatagcgagctgctgttttccaacgaaaaaaccacctattttaaatagcttatgtttttcTATTAGCGAGTTGTagcagtgcaagaagtgtttgtactaacgttaacgtctttcggtgttagacagaccaggttcgatgacgatgttatctcctagagcagaccaagatgctaatcattatatttactatgctcctctgatgctgaatgtaaaaggggtttactgcgttacgatttacttttttttttcggccaaacgcgccgatataggcaacaacgcaatttaaagcaatggtttaaaaaaaaaactataatagcaattctaataaagtcattattgaatcatgcagtcgattagcgacttttttcactcaagtgaggtgacgaaacaaatcgtgtaatgtttatctaacgctccacacttgagacttttttttaagtctatatgggtgagacacatgcaaaaacatcgttttttttactggtcagttttgagatttggggctgtttgtcttcagtaacatgtcttctttcagacttgtggtgaaaaaaagtccaaaatacacatataggtctttatttttctacacctttagtctatttgcgtctgtaaattcctaataaattcagttggcgttctaaatcaccatggaGCTCCGCGATTGCGGTCTGCACCCTGgaaatctctctctctagctctctctccctcccttctcagaagttattgacaaaacgtcatttgatgacacccagaaacattctcaaaaaaatcatacataattatttaatgcatgattaaatagcaaaataaataactaatactaaaataacactggactaattaagctattctaaactgttttataggatccacatattttacatgttaaattaaagctacctttttgaacaagtagctttctaacaaagtatggaaatatgatatttttaaatcaatatgctcaagattaattagccttgacataagttgattttgtttattcatcaatgcaaatttactgcaactgctgctatgcaaattgaatgggatgtggataataaacaaaaacatataatgaaattatattgaatttatataagttatattaattaattaattgtgtatttatttctatgaattattaatgttattctgcatttatataaataaggctattatatatattatatataaggctattattatattattattatttgtgagttgtacactattcatacactgtactattttatttattacagtttttctttcacttttgtaaagtgaaaaggtaatacaaattgtatttgatttttttttttttttagagcagtgaataactgctattaaaatataatagggtatcactgtttattactgattttaaaggttactgaactcttgaaatgatttggatatacagttcaaacaacacaagattggcccctctgtattaatcctggcccctcttgtgccccccagttgaaaaaatcctagaatcgcccctatTTTCTTTGGTCTGAAACTTTTTGCTGAATATCtgataatttgttaattttttcttttctctaattgaaatatttcaaatagttttaactgataacatttgaatTGTTTTCCTGTGTACTCATCAGCTTTGTTCCTGTTAGTCTTTGTAAAATGCCTTAACTAATTAAAATCACTTGATTAATGTCATCATCTTCTaggaaatgacataatttttggtGTGAAAACAGCAGCACATCAAACATGTCATTGATTTAAAGAATTCTATTATGTTTTGAAGTTTAGTTGGTTTTTCTCCCTCTTTATAAAATGACAGAAACGCAGATAACATTTCATGAAAGCAAACTCTCTCAATCCCTCAGAGCAATGGCTAACTTTAGCTCTTTATTTGCATCCTCTTAAGAATCCTGTCATAACTCGAGCTGAAGTGTCTGATCTTGATCACAGAATATTTTTGAAAGCCTCTTTAGAAAACTGAATGCATATTCAATTTATAGCTATAGTGGTGAAAGGTACAGCAGAACTGGTCTCTGGAATGATGCTTTACAATAAAAGAC is a window from the Carassius gibelio isolate Cgi1373 ecotype wild population from Czech Republic chromosome A9, carGib1.2-hapl.c, whole genome shotgun sequence genome containing:
- the LOC128019525 gene encoding SLAIN motif-containing protein 1-like isoform X3, whose protein sequence is MLFSSMDGLLFKPQMIADVNGNSKIMNAELEVKKLQELVRKLERQNERLRSRTNAGHSCTSGGRVSAAPVTGGYCASPPESPSFGLSEERYPYFHPQSVTGADEEDATVLDELEILDLHLVLPIDGEPDYSWLYVSPKAKLFPRLLLLSPLQWCRHVLDNPRPEVELAKRSLCNQLDQAKRWRSVLSSSVLFSPVDELSSLSSSSKPFTKPALTEQTDPPSPNHQKSLTGRNCSSLTERSPTFLYHMATHSNSHWQRPLSPQSSIDSDLSVSELEDDTISMSYKLQDMTDVEVMARLQEENKLRRSMPNLVRAPSTPSVSSVPNVPAPTAHIATSSSSLSLLCNSQSFDSHSGLTKIHSAIPSPGQLQQRVQSVGNFSTRPPLKATAYVSPTIQSAPTMPSSVSLGSIPSSSSSISLPSKPSAPSSTRSALPRPASFVGTSGASRSKIAQPIRSLLTPPKSVSALSALRDGSWRDGCY
- the LOC128019525 gene encoding SLAIN motif-containing protein 1-like isoform X2; this encodes MLFSSMDGLLFKPQMIADVNGNSKIMNAELEVKKLQELVRKLERQNERLRSRTNAGHSCTSGGRVSAAPVTGGYCASPPESPSFGLSEERYPYFHPQSVTGADEEDATVLDELEILDLHLVLPIDGEPDYSWLYVSPKAKLFPRLLLLSPLQWCRHVLDNPRPEVELAKRSLCNQLDQDPPSPNHQKSLTGRNCSSLTERSPTFLYHMATHSNSHWQRPLSPQSSIDSDLSVSELEDDTISMSYKLQDMTDVEVMARLQEESLRQEYASTSATVTCRSASFSVHPGARRSMRSEAELEEEYDQLLAPQPRLFRTSSMQRSRSHSQSLSSTPQYLNSLSYQQLHMPNLSSSTATETQSYRAHTDKLRRSMPNLVRAPSTPSVSSVPNVPAPTAHIATSSSSLSLLCNSQSFDSHSGLTKIHSAIPSPGQLQQRVQSVGNFSTRPPLKATAYVSPTIQSAPTMPSSVSLGSIPSSSSSISLPSKPSAPSSTRSALPRPASFVGTSGASRSKIAQPIRSLLTPPKSVSALSALRDGSWRDGCY
- the LOC128019525 gene encoding SLAIN motif-containing protein 1-like isoform X1; protein product: MLFSSMDGLLFKPQMIADVNGNSKIMNAELEVKKLQELVRKLERQNERLRSRTNAGHSCTSGGRVSAAPVTGGYCASPPESPSFGLSEERYPYFHPQSVTGADEEDATVLDELEILDLHLVLPIDGEPDYSWLYVSPKAKLFPRLLLLSPLQWCRHVLDNPRPEVELAKRSLCNQLDQAKRWRSVLSSSVLFSPVDELSSLSSSSKPFTKPALTEQTDPPSPNHQKSLTGRNCSSLTERSPTFLYHMATHSNSHWQRPLSPQSSIDSDLSVSELEDDTISMSYKLQDMTDVEVMARLQEESLRQEYASTSATVTCRSASFSVHPGARRSMRSEAELEEEYDQLLAPQPRLFRTSSMQRSRSHSQSLSSTPQYLNSLSYQQLHMPNLSSSTATETQSYRAHTDKLRRSMPNLVRAPSTPSVSSVPNVPAPTAHIATSSSSLSLLCNSQSFDSHSGLTKIHSAIPSPGQLQQRVQSVGNFSTRPPLKATAYVSPTIQSAPTMPSSVSLGSIPSSSSSISLPSKPSAPSSTRSALPRPASFVGTSGASRSKIAQPIRSLLTPPKSVSALSALRDGSWRDGCY